In Entomomonas moraniae, one DNA window encodes the following:
- a CDS encoding proline--tRNA ligase translates to MRTSQYLLPTVKETPADAVVISHQLMLRAGMVRKLAAGLYTWLPLGLRVLRKVEKVVREEMNAIGAQEILMPAVQPAELWVESTRWEQYGPELLRLKDRHQREFCFGPTHEEVVTDLVRNEVSSYKQLPLTLYQIQTKFRDEIRPRFGLMRGREFLMKDAYSFHTDQASLQLTYDDMYRAYSNIFSRLGLDFRPVQADNGSIGGSGSHEFHVLADSGEDDIVFSDTSDYAANIEKAEAIPRETSRPAPTKDMQLVDTPDCKTINALVEQFKLPIEKTVKTLIAKGSEEGSLVALVIRGDHQLNEIKAANHPLVASPLIFATEDEIQAAIGAGPGSLGPVNLAIPCIIDRSVAMMSDFGAGANIEGKHYFGINWERDLALPETADLRNVVEGDPSPDGKGSLVIRRGIEVGHIFQLGTKYTHSMNCTVLAENGKPLELTMGCYGIGVSRVVAAAIEQNYDDRGILWPEAMAPFQIAIVALKYEDPAIKEVADKLYNDLNKLGYEVLLDDRDKKTSPGVKFSDMDLIGIPHRVVISDRGLKEGQLEYKNRCESESKNLPLANILDELKTLIK, encoded by the coding sequence ATGCGTACTAGTCAATATTTACTCCCCACAGTGAAAGAAACACCTGCAGATGCAGTGGTTATCAGCCATCAACTCATGTTACGTGCTGGCATGGTACGTAAGTTAGCCGCCGGCCTTTATACATGGTTACCGCTGGGTTTACGTGTTTTGCGTAAAGTAGAAAAAGTGGTCAGAGAAGAAATGAACGCCATTGGCGCACAAGAAATTCTTATGCCTGCGGTACAACCAGCAGAACTTTGGGTTGAGTCAACACGCTGGGAACAATACGGTCCTGAACTTCTACGCCTTAAAGATCGCCATCAACGCGAGTTTTGTTTTGGCCCTACCCACGAAGAAGTTGTTACTGATTTAGTCCGCAATGAAGTCAGTAGCTACAAACAACTGCCCCTAACACTTTACCAGATTCAAACTAAGTTTCGTGATGAAATCCGCCCCCGCTTTGGTTTAATGCGTGGACGTGAGTTTTTAATGAAAGATGCTTACTCGTTCCATACTGACCAAGCGTCTTTGCAATTAACTTATGATGATATGTACCGTGCCTACTCAAATATTTTTAGTCGTTTAGGATTGGATTTCCGTCCTGTACAAGCAGACAACGGTTCTATAGGCGGTTCCGGCTCACATGAGTTCCATGTACTTGCTGACTCAGGGGAAGATGATATCGTCTTCAGTGATACATCAGACTATGCTGCTAATATTGAAAAAGCAGAAGCTATCCCTCGTGAAACTAGTCGCCCTGCACCAACAAAAGACATGCAATTAGTTGACACTCCTGATTGTAAAACCATTAATGCCTTAGTTGAGCAGTTTAAATTACCGATTGAAAAAACTGTTAAGACTTTAATTGCAAAAGGTTCAGAAGAAGGGTCATTAGTAGCCTTAGTCATAAGGGGCGACCACCAACTAAACGAAATTAAAGCGGCTAATCACCCATTAGTTGCAAGCCCGCTCATTTTTGCAACTGAAGATGAAATACAAGCAGCTATTGGTGCTGGCCCCGGTTCATTAGGCCCTGTTAATCTAGCAATTCCTTGTATTATTGACCGCTCTGTTGCCATGATGAGTGATTTTGGCGCTGGCGCTAATATTGAAGGGAAACATTACTTTGGCATTAATTGGGAAAGAGACCTTGCTTTACCTGAAACTGCTGACCTACGTAATGTGGTTGAAGGTGATCCTAGCCCAGATGGAAAAGGCTCATTAGTTATTCGTCGTGGGATTGAAGTAGGCCACATTTTCCAACTCGGTACAAAATATACTCATTCAATGAACTGCACTGTATTAGCTGAAAATGGTAAACCGCTTGAGCTCACCATGGGTTGCTACGGTATTGGTGTCTCTCGTGTGGTTGCTGCTGCGATTGAGCAAAACTATGATGACCGTGGTATTTTATGGCCAGAAGCTATGGCGCCTTTCCAAATTGCTATTGTCGCTTTAAAATACGAAGACCCTGCAATTAAAGAAGTCGCTGATAAGCTCTACAATGACCTGAACAAACTCGGTTATGAAGTACTGCTCGATGATCGTGATAAGAAAACCAGCCCTGGGGTTAAATTCTCAGACATGGATCTTATTGGTATTCCACACCGTGTTGTTATCAGTGATCGTGGACTCAAAGAAGGGCAGCTTGAATATAAGAACCGTTGTGAGTCAGAGTCTA
- a CDS encoding L,D-transpeptidase family protein yields the protein MAQSSVITTTKIRPTIDKVLVEKSKRKLYLMSGRNVIKTYNISLGKKPVGPKVMEGDKRTPEGLYWIDWRKQSDKFNLAMHISYPNSRDVVQAKKQGVSPGSMIMIHGTPIDQEYPEWYFRGLNWTDGCIAMMNWDMKEVWSLVKDGTLIEIRP from the coding sequence ATGGCTCAGTCGAGTGTTATTACAACAACAAAAATAAGACCTACCATTGACAAGGTTTTGGTTGAAAAGTCAAAACGTAAACTGTATTTGATGAGCGGTAGAAATGTTATTAAAACGTATAATATTTCATTAGGTAAAAAACCTGTTGGCCCTAAAGTGATGGAGGGCGATAAGCGAACACCTGAAGGCTTGTATTGGATCGACTGGCGTAAGCAGAGTGATAAGTTTAATTTAGCAATGCATATCTCATACCCTAATTCTAGAGATGTTGTTCAAGCAAAAAAACAAGGCGTTTCGCCGGGCAGCATGATCATGATTCATGGTACACCCATTGATCAAGAGTATCCTGAGTGGTATTTTCGAGGATTAAATTGGACTGATGGCTGTATCGCTATGATGAATTGGGACATGAAAGAGGTGTGGAGTCTTGTAAAAGACGGCACGTTGATTGAGATTAGGCCTTAA